A window of Diospyros lotus cultivar Yz01 chromosome 14, ASM1463336v1, whole genome shotgun sequence contains these coding sequences:
- the LOC127791245 gene encoding uncharacterized protein LOC127791245, which yields MAASVQCRQQERSLGMVMKEKDDDLDLFLEMQSRETERNSLLLQSSDDFDEQIHSKQESSSISYRTSALPASQTAANELLSCENDRTDYDWLLTPPATPPCPSLEMESKKTAMKQIGISNGRPVAPISVSDNQPAEPASRNNQTRELISTSVAANRRPSSSGGLKSSASRSATPTGRATLPARAKSSRPSTPTSRATLPATTKPSRPSTPTSQARLTSVAKPSRAATPTSRATLPSPKPSSPTVRSSTPTRPMVRSSTPTARSSVPAASKSTPRSATPTNQSSTPSSVTSISGPPSYSSSVTKSGPKILKNQVPSRGTSPTVKSRPRKPSEMPGFSHDAPPNLKAPVPGRPASTSRSRPGPTSAQYSSTVSSSIRRPRRQSCSPSRGQALNGSANNKGNSVLSLSRGHSICGDDVNPVLIGTKMVERVVNMRKLAPPKHDDHLFKNSNSSGKSLSSQENSGFGRSLSKKSLDMALRHMDIRRVTNIPASSVYSVRSGSTKSRTASVLDSPLATSSNASSEPSINNNSHCLDGSD from the exons ATGGCG GCATCTGTGCAGTGTAGACAACAAGAGAGGAGCCTTGGGATGGTGATGAAAGAAAAGGATGATGATCTAGATTTGTTCCTTGAGATGCAGAGCCGCGAAACGGAGAGGAACAGCCTTCTTCTCCAGAGCTCTGATGATTTTGATGAACAAATAC ATTCCAAACAAGAAAGCTCTTCAATATCTTATAGAACATCTGCATTGCCTGCAAGCCAAACAGCTGCCAATGAGCTTCTGAGCTGTGAAAATGATAGAACTGATTATGATTG GCTTCTTACACCACCTGCTACCCCACCATGTCCTTCATTAGAGATGGAATCAAAGAAAACTGCAATGAAACAGATAGGGATTTCAAATGGTCGTCCTGTGGCCCCAATATCTGTG TCAGATAACCAACCTGCAGAACCTGCTTCAAGGAATAATCAAACTAGGGAGCTTATATCCACTTCAGTTGCTGCAAATAGAAGGCCATCATCATCAGGAGGCTTGAAATCAAGTGCTTCTAGGTCTGCAACACCAACTGGAAGAGCCACATTGCCTGCGAGAGCAAAGTCCTCAAGGCCTTCCACACCTACTTCACGAGCTACTTTACCTGCTACAACAAAGCCTTCCAGACCTTCCACTCCAACTTCACAAGCTAGATTAACCTCAGTAGCAAAGCCCTCAAGAGCAGCCACACCTACTTCACGAGCAACATTGCCTTCCCCTAAGCCTTCTTCTCCTACAGTGAGATCTTCAACTCCAACAAGACCAATGGTCCGCTCTTCTACACCAACTGCCAGGTCATCCGTACCAGCAGCTTCCAAGTCCACACCAAGATCAGCAACACCAACAAATCAGTCATCAACCCCTTCTAGTGTTACTAGCATATCAGGTCCTCCCAGTTACTCCTCTTCTGTGACAAAGTCAGgtcccaaaattttgaaaaatcaggTGCCATCACGTGGTACTTCTCCAACAGTGAAGTCTAGGCCTAGGAAACCCTCTGAAATGCCTGGTTTCTCACATGATGCCCCTCCGAATTTGAAGGCACCAGTGCCTGGAAGGCCAGCTTCAACTTCTAGGAGTAGACCAGGACCAACTAGTGCTCAATACTCTTCTACTGTGTCTAGTTCTATTAGAAGACCAAGACGGCAATCATGTTCTCCTTCTAGAGGACAGGCCCTAAATGGTAGTGCTAATAACAAAGGAAACTCTGTGCTGTCTCTGAGTAGAGGACATTCCATTTGTGGTGATGATGTGAACCCTGTTTTGATTGGAACGAAGATGGTTGAAAGAGTAGTAAACATGAGGAAATTAGCACCACCAAAGCATGATGACCATTTATTTAAGAATAGTAACTCCTCAGGGAAGTCTTTGTCATCCCAAGAAAATTCAGGCTTTGGGAGATCGCTTTCCAAGAAGTCATTAGACATGGCTTTGAGGCATATG GATATAAGGAGAGTGACAAACATTCCAGCTTCTTCTGTGTACAGTGTGAGATCGGGATCAACAAAAAGCAGGACAGCCAGTGTCTTGGACTCTCCTCTTGCCACAAGTAGTAACGCCAGTTCCGAGCCAAGCATCAATAATAACTCTCATTGTTTAGATGGCAGTGACTAG
- the LOC127790835 gene encoding putative serine/threonine-protein kinase isoform X2 → MSFSCFGAFGSCKQKPAAQAGEIAATNVRHFSYNSLRSATRDFHPSNRIGGGGYGVVYRGVLRDGTHAAIKCLSAESKQGGKEFLTEINMISKIQHPNLVELIGCCVEGSHLILVYEYLENNSLAGILLGSKGKHIALDWPKRAAICIGTASGLAFLHEEAEPHIVHRDIKASNILLDGNFHPKIGDFGLARLFPDNVTHITTRVAGTAGYLAPEYARLGQLTKKADVYSFGVLLLEIISGRSSSKVAFGEDLLVLVEWAWKLRDEGRILDIVDPELVEFPEEKVLQFIKVALFCTQAASHRRPGMKQVVDMLSKEVTLNEKLLTEPGVYKARTSKSLAGGSSQVTSSFMKKGKQSIDSTLTSGLMDSSESVTQIIPR, encoded by the exons ATGAGTTTCAGTTGCTTTGGAGCATTCGGTTCGTGTAAACAGAAGCCTGCGGCGCAGGCAGGAG AGATTGCTGCCACCAATGTGAGGCATTTTTCCTATAATTCGTTGAGATCAGCAACAAGGGACTTCCATCCATCAAACAGAATAGGTGGAGGTGGTTATGGAGTTGTGTATAGG GGGGTTTTGCGTGATGGTACTCACGCTGCAATCAAGTGTCTCTCTGCTGAATCCAAGCAAGGGGGTAAAGAATTTTTGACAGAGATTAATATGATTTCAAAAATCCAGCATCCAAACCTTGTTGAACTGATTGGTTGTTGTGTCGAGGGGAGCCATCTGATATTGGTGTATGAATATCTAGAGAACAACAGCCTTGCTGGCATTTTACTTG GTTCGAAAGGAAAACATATTGCTCTGGACTGGCCTAAAAGGGCTGCTATTTGTATAGGTACAGCTTCTGGTCTTGCATTTCTTCATGAGgaagctgaaccacatattgtCCACCGTGATATAAAGGCCAGTAATATACTGCTTGATGGAAACTTTCATCCTAAGATAGGAGATTTTGGGTTGGCAAGACTTTTTCCAGACAATGTCACACATATTACTACTCGGGTGGCAGGAACTGC AGGATACCTTGCTCCGGAGTATGCCAGGTTAGGGCAGCTCACGAAGAAGGCAGATGTATATAGCTTTGGAGTACTTCTACTTGAAATTATAAGTGGCAGAAGTAGCAGTAAGGTAGCTTTTGGAGAGGATCTGTTAGTTCTGGTGGAATGG GCATGGAAACTGAGAGATGAAGGTAGGATTCTAGACATTGTTGATCCTGAACTGGTTGAATTCCCTGAGGAAAAGGTACTGCAGTTCATCAAGGTTGCACTTTTTTGTACCCAAGCAGCTTCTCACCGAAGACCTGGAATGAAGCAAGTGGTAGATATGCTCTCTAAAGAGGTTACCTTGAATGAGAAGTTATTAACAGAACCTGGGGTCTATAAGGCACGTACCTCTAAGAGTTTGGCTGGTGGTAGTTCACAAGTTACATCCTCCTTCATGAAGAAAGGCAAGCAATCAATAGATTCTACCTTAACTTCAGGTCTGATGGATAGCTCTGAAAGTGTGACACAGATAATTCCTAGGTGA